The proteins below are encoded in one region of Micromonospora yangpuensis:
- a CDS encoding DUF3090 domain-containing protein translates to MTHQVHAFEPPERFVAGTVGPPGERTFFLQARGGGRLVSVALEKVQVSLLAEKLEELLAEAQRRFGVQLPEAVPVAGDNEPLDTPVDEEFRVGTLGLAFDVDTATVVIEAIATGEADAEVALGAEAEAEEADEETEEPDEDLDRLRVRLTPEATREFIERARRVVNAGRPPCPLCGQPLDPAGHLCPRHNGYHR, encoded by the coding sequence ATGACCCACCAGGTGCACGCCTTCGAGCCGCCGGAGCGGTTCGTCGCCGGGACCGTCGGGCCGCCGGGGGAGCGCACGTTCTTCCTGCAGGCCCGCGGTGGCGGCCGGCTGGTCAGCGTCGCGCTGGAGAAGGTGCAGGTCTCCCTGCTCGCCGAGAAGCTGGAGGAGCTGCTCGCCGAGGCGCAGCGCCGGTTCGGGGTGCAGCTGCCCGAGGCGGTCCCGGTGGCTGGCGACAACGAGCCGCTGGACACCCCGGTCGACGAGGAGTTCCGGGTCGGCACCCTCGGGCTGGCCTTCGACGTGGACACCGCCACCGTGGTGATCGAGGCGATCGCCACCGGTGAGGCCGACGCCGAGGTGGCGCTCGGCGCGGAGGCCGAGGCCGAGGAGGCCGACGAGGAGACCGAGGAGCCGGACGAGGATCTCGACCGGCTCCGGGTCCGGCTGACCCCCGAGGCGACCCGCGAGTTCATCGAGCGGGCCCGCCGGGTGGTCAACGCCGGTCGCCCGCCCTGCCCGCTCTGTGGCCAGCCGCTGGACCCCGCCGGGCATCTCTGCCCCCGGCACAACGGCTACCATCGGTGA
- a CDS encoding MSMEG_4193 family putative phosphomutase, giving the protein MATLLLLRHGRTTANADGGLAGRQPVELDDTGRAQAAAVGQRLRPVPLAAVVSSPLIRCRQTLELALPEVTPVLEDGLIECGYGSWEGQPLKKLAKEPLWPAVQQHPSAVVFPEGEAMAAMAGRAVAAVRSWDARVTAEHGPEAVWLACSHGDVIKAIVADALGVHLDLFQRIVADPASVTAIRYTPLRPFLVRLNDTGGDLAGLVPPPAKRRRRAARAADSDAAVGGGAGARR; this is encoded by the coding sequence GTGGCGACCCTTCTGCTCCTGCGACACGGCCGGACGACGGCCAACGCCGACGGTGGGCTGGCCGGGCGACAGCCGGTCGAGCTGGACGACACCGGTCGGGCCCAGGCCGCCGCGGTGGGCCAGCGGCTGCGTCCGGTGCCCCTGGCCGCGGTGGTGAGCAGCCCGTTGATCCGCTGCCGGCAGACCCTGGAGTTGGCGCTGCCGGAGGTCACCCCGGTGCTGGAGGACGGGCTGATCGAGTGCGGCTACGGCAGCTGGGAGGGCCAGCCGCTGAAGAAGCTGGCCAAGGAGCCGCTCTGGCCGGCGGTCCAGCAGCACCCCAGCGCCGTGGTCTTCCCCGAGGGCGAGGCGATGGCGGCGATGGCCGGCCGGGCGGTCGCGGCGGTGCGGTCCTGGGACGCCCGGGTCACCGCCGAACACGGCCCCGAGGCGGTCTGGCTGGCGTGCAGCCACGGCGATGTGATCAAGGCCATCGTGGCCGACGCGCTCGGCGTACACCTTGATCTTTTCCAGCGGATCGTCGCGGACCCGGCGTCGGTCACCGCGATCCGTTACACGCCGCTGCGGCCCTTCCTGGTCCGGCTCAACGACACCGGCGGGGACCTCGCCGGGCTGGTCCCGCCGCCGGCCAAGCGACGTCGGCGGGCCGCCCGGGCGGCCGACAGCGACGCGGCCGTCGGTGGGGGAGCGGGAGCGCGGCGGTGA
- a CDS encoding undecaprenyl-diphosphate phosphatase yields MSWIEAIVLGIVQGLTEFLPISSSGHLRITSAIFFDQDAGASFTAVTQLGTEAAVLLYFAKDIWRIGRTWVVGIWDSSVRSSLDYRMGWYVIVGSIPIGLLGFLFKDQIRATARNLWVVATTLIVFAFILAFAEYWGRQTRVLRDFRMRDGVVMGLAQALALIPGVSRSGSTLTAGLFLNLTRETAARYSFLLAIPAVVMSGVFSIPDVFAPAAEGTSAPSVAQMVVATIIAFGVGYAAIAWLLRYVAHHTLYVFVLYRVAVGTLVLALLLTGTIPAT; encoded by the coding sequence GTGAGCTGGATCGAGGCCATCGTCCTGGGCATCGTGCAGGGGCTCACCGAGTTCCTGCCGATCAGCTCCTCGGGACACCTGCGGATCACCTCGGCGATCTTCTTCGACCAGGACGCCGGCGCGTCGTTCACCGCGGTCACCCAGCTCGGCACCGAGGCGGCGGTGCTGCTCTACTTCGCCAAGGACATCTGGCGCATCGGGCGTACCTGGGTGGTGGGCATCTGGGACTCCTCGGTACGCAGCAGCCTGGACTACCGGATGGGCTGGTACGTCATCGTCGGTTCGATCCCGATCGGGCTGCTCGGGTTCCTGTTCAAGGACCAGATCCGGGCGACCGCCCGGAACCTGTGGGTGGTCGCCACCACCCTGATCGTCTTCGCCTTCATCCTGGCCTTCGCCGAGTACTGGGGCCGGCAGACCCGGGTGCTGCGGGACTTCCGGATGCGCGACGGTGTGGTGATGGGCCTGGCCCAGGCGCTGGCCCTGATCCCCGGGGTGTCCCGGTCCGGCAGCACGCTCACCGCCGGCCTGTTCCTGAATCTCACCCGGGAGACCGCCGCCCGGTACTCCTTCCTGCTGGCCATCCCGGCGGTGGTGATGTCGGGCGTGTTCAGCATCCCGGACGTCTTCGCCCCGGCGGCCGAGGGCACCTCCGCGCCGAGCGTGGCCCAGATGGTGGTGGCGACGATCATCGCCTTCGGGGTCGGGTACGCGGCGATCGCCTGGCTGCTGCGTTACGTGGCGCACCACACCCTGTACGTCTTCGTGCTCTACCGGGTGGCCGTCGGCACCCTGGTCCTCGCCCTCCTGCTGACCGGCACCATCCCCGCCACCTGA
- a CDS encoding LLM class F420-dependent oxidoreductase — MRLGLSLGYQTAWSTPADHLALAREADRLGYSVVWAAEAYGSDSPSMLAWMAGQTERIDLGSAVMQIPARTPAMTAMTAATIDALSGGRFRLGLGVSGPQVSEGWHGVRFAKPLARTREYVDIVKLAVARKEVAYDGEFHTLPLPDGPGKALRLGFRPPREHIPIYLAAVGPKNLELAGEIADGWLAVFYAPEFADEQLASVRAGRVRAGKDLAGFDVVPAVPVVVGDDVESCAELVRWYAALYVGGMGSRQQNFYNQLATRMGYGDAAREVQDLYLAKRQRDAAAAVPTEFIDRTSLLGPKERIAERMREYAAAGVTTLAVTLFVADADSGVQTLRTCAEALELAGVGE; from the coding sequence GTGCGACTCGGGCTCAGCCTCGGATACCAGACGGCGTGGAGCACACCCGCCGACCACCTGGCACTGGCCCGGGAGGCCGACCGTCTCGGCTACTCGGTGGTGTGGGCGGCGGAGGCCTACGGCTCCGACTCGCCAAGCATGCTCGCCTGGATGGCCGGCCAGACCGAACGGATCGACCTGGGCAGCGCGGTGATGCAGATCCCCGCCCGGACCCCGGCGATGACCGCGATGACCGCGGCCACCATCGACGCGCTCTCCGGCGGCCGGTTCCGGCTCGGGCTGGGCGTTTCCGGCCCGCAGGTCTCCGAGGGCTGGCACGGCGTACGGTTCGCCAAGCCGCTGGCCCGCACCCGCGAGTACGTCGACATCGTCAAGCTGGCGGTGGCCCGCAAGGAGGTCGCCTACGACGGCGAGTTCCACACCCTGCCACTGCCCGACGGGCCGGGCAAGGCGCTGCGGCTGGGCTTCCGGCCGCCCCGTGAGCACATCCCGATCTACCTGGCCGCCGTCGGCCCGAAGAACCTGGAGCTGGCCGGCGAGATCGCCGACGGCTGGCTGGCGGTCTTCTACGCCCCCGAGTTCGCCGACGAGCAGCTCGCCTCGGTGCGCGCCGGGCGGGTGCGGGCCGGCAAGGACCTGGCCGGCTTCGACGTCGTACCCGCCGTGCCGGTGGTCGTCGGCGACGACGTGGAGAGCTGCGCCGAACTGGTCCGCTGGTACGCCGCACTCTACGTCGGCGGGATGGGCAGCCGGCAGCAGAACTTCTACAACCAGCTCGCCACCCGGATGGGCTACGGCGACGCCGCCCGCGAGGTGCAGGACCTCTACCTGGCCAAGCGGCAGCGCGACGCCGCCGCCGCGGTACCCACGGAGTTCATCGACCGCACCTCGCTGCTCGGGCCCAAGGAACGCATCGCCGAGCGGATGCGCGAGTACGCCGCCGCCGGGGTGACCACCCTGGCGGTCACCCTCTTCGTCGCCGACGCCGACAGCGGTGTGCAGACCCTGCGGACCTGTGCCGAGGCGCTCGAGCTGGCCGGAGTGGGCGAGTGA
- a CDS encoding aldo/keto reductase, with the protein MQQRPLGRSGLAVSRLALGTMTWGRDTDADDAAAQLKSYLDAGGNLVDTADVYADGDAESVIGSLLGSLVEREELLIATKAGLRPGSRRRRDGSRGHLLRTLDASLRRLGTDHVDLWQVHGYDPETPLEETLSALDHAVASGRVRYAGVSNFSGWQTARAAAWQTAWPGRAPVVATQVEYSLLERGVEREVLPACAALGLGVLPWSPLGRGVLTGKYRHGRPADSRAASAHFEPFVATYLEPRCSSIVEAVVIAAGGLGVSPLEVALAWIRDRPGVTAPILGARTVGQLLGALQVERMTLPAEIVTALDDVSAVPVGYPERDG; encoded by the coding sequence ATGCAGCAGCGACCGCTCGGCCGCAGCGGGCTGGCGGTCTCCCGGCTCGCGCTCGGCACCATGACCTGGGGCCGGGACACCGACGCCGACGACGCTGCCGCCCAACTCAAGAGCTACCTCGACGCCGGTGGCAACCTGGTCGACACCGCCGACGTGTACGCCGACGGCGACGCCGAGTCGGTGATCGGTTCGCTGCTGGGCAGTCTGGTCGAACGCGAGGAGTTGCTGATCGCCACCAAGGCGGGGCTGCGGCCGGGCAGCCGACGCCGCCGCGACGGCTCCCGCGGGCACCTGCTGCGGACCCTCGACGCGTCGCTGCGGCGGCTCGGCACCGACCACGTCGACCTGTGGCAGGTGCACGGGTACGACCCGGAGACCCCGCTGGAGGAGACCCTGTCGGCGCTGGACCACGCGGTGGCCAGCGGCCGGGTCCGCTACGCCGGGGTGTCGAACTTCTCCGGCTGGCAGACCGCCCGCGCCGCCGCCTGGCAGACCGCCTGGCCGGGTCGGGCCCCGGTGGTCGCCACCCAGGTGGAGTACTCGCTGCTGGAGCGGGGGGTGGAGCGGGAGGTGCTGCCGGCCTGCGCGGCGCTGGGGCTGGGGGTGCTGCCCTGGTCCCCGCTGGGCCGGGGGGTGCTGACCGGCAAGTACCGCCACGGCCGGCCGGCGGACTCCCGGGCCGCCTCGGCGCACTTCGAGCCGTTCGTCGCCACGTACCTGGAACCGCGCTGCTCCAGCATCGTGGAGGCGGTGGTGATCGCCGCCGGCGGGCTCGGGGTGTCGCCGCTGGAGGTGGCGCTGGCCTGGATCCGGGACCGCCCCGGGGTGACCGCGCCGATCCTCGGGGCCCGGACGGTGGGGCAGCTGCTCGGGGCGTTGCAGGTGGAGCGGATGACCCTGCCGGCGGAGATCGTCACCGCCCTGGACGACGTCTCGGCGGTGCCGGTCGGCTACCCGGAACGCGACGGCTGA
- a CDS encoding DUF5703 family protein, which produces MDYEYAPLRLPPNVDRATAAAQLAIQAEFSGWELARVQLFRDGTRQVVLRRRRVNQPQPGLSY; this is translated from the coding sequence ATGGACTACGAGTACGCGCCGCTGCGGCTGCCGCCGAACGTCGACCGGGCGACCGCCGCGGCGCAGCTGGCGATCCAGGCGGAGTTCTCCGGGTGGGAGCTGGCCCGGGTGCAGCTGTTCCGGGACGGCACCCGGCAGGTGGTGCTGCGGCGTCGCCGGGTCAACCAGCCCCAACCGGGCCTGTCCTACTGA
- a CDS encoding M20/M25/M40 family metallo-hydrolase, with protein sequence MTSDAATTGPEPTDEVVDICRDLLRIDTTNTGDNDTSAGERAAAEYVAARLAEVGVAAEIQESAPGRANLVARIPGSDPQRPALLVHGHLDVVPADAAEWSVHPFSGEIRDGYLWGRGAIDMKDFDAMVLAVVRHWQRTGVRPPRDIVLAFTADEEAGSDYGAHFLAQRHRGLFDGCTEAVGEVGGFSYTVDEHARLYLIQTAEKGLDWLRLHARGRPGHGSFVHDDNAVTALAEAVARVGRHRFPLTVTPTVRAFLTEISEVLGVELDPDDPEVAIAKLGPIANIIGATIRSTANPTRLAAGYKDNVIPGRATATIDCRSLPGQSELLERQLRELVGPDIDIEYVQRQPALETTFDGALVEAMSAALRAEDPAARPVPYMLSGGTDAKAFAQLGMRCFGFAPLRLPADLNFSALFHGIDERVPVDGLQFGVRVLDRFLRSC encoded by the coding sequence ATGACGAGCGACGCCGCCACCACCGGACCCGAGCCCACCGACGAGGTGGTCGACATCTGCCGTGATCTGTTGCGCATCGACACCACCAACACCGGGGACAACGACACCAGCGCCGGGGAACGCGCGGCAGCCGAGTACGTGGCCGCGCGACTGGCCGAGGTCGGTGTGGCCGCCGAGATCCAGGAGTCGGCGCCGGGGCGGGCCAACCTGGTCGCCCGGATCCCCGGCAGCGACCCGCAGCGGCCGGCGTTGCTGGTGCACGGCCACCTGGACGTGGTGCCCGCCGACGCCGCCGAGTGGTCCGTGCACCCCTTCTCCGGTGAGATCCGCGACGGCTACCTGTGGGGTCGGGGCGCGATCGACATGAAGGACTTCGACGCGATGGTGCTGGCGGTCGTGCGGCACTGGCAACGCACCGGCGTCCGGCCGCCCCGCGACATCGTGCTGGCGTTCACCGCTGACGAGGAGGCCGGCAGCGACTACGGCGCGCACTTCCTGGCCCAGCGGCACCGGGGGCTCTTCGACGGCTGCACCGAGGCCGTCGGTGAGGTCGGCGGCTTCTCGTACACCGTCGACGAGCACGCCCGGCTCTACCTGATCCAGACCGCCGAGAAGGGGCTGGACTGGCTGCGGCTGCACGCCCGGGGCCGACCCGGGCACGGCTCGTTCGTGCACGACGACAACGCGGTCACCGCGCTGGCCGAGGCGGTCGCCCGGGTGGGCCGGCACCGGTTCCCACTCACCGTCACCCCGACCGTGCGGGCCTTCCTGACGGAGATCTCCGAGGTCCTCGGCGTCGAGCTGGACCCGGACGACCCGGAGGTGGCCATCGCCAAACTCGGCCCGATCGCCAACATCATCGGGGCCACCATCCGCAGCACCGCCAACCCGACCCGGCTGGCGGCCGGCTACAAGGACAACGTCATCCCCGGCCGGGCCACCGCCACCATCGACTGCCGCAGCCTGCCGGGCCAGTCGGAGCTGTTGGAACGACAGCTGCGCGAGCTGGTCGGCCCGGACATCGACATCGAGTACGTGCAGCGGCAACCGGCCCTGGAGACCACCTTCGACGGGGCCCTGGTCGAGGCGATGTCCGCCGCCCTGCGGGCCGAGGACCCGGCCGCCCGGCCGGTGCCGTACATGCTCTCCGGCGGCACCGACGCCAAGGCCTTCGCCCAGCTCGGCATGCGCTGCTTCGGCTTCGCCCCGTTGCGGCTGCCCGCGGACCTGAACTTCTCCGCCCTGTTCCACGGCATCGACGAGCGGGTACCGGTGGACGGGCTACAGTTCGGCGTGCGAGTACTCGACCGCTTCCTCCGCAGCTGCTGA
- a CDS encoding hemerythrin domain-containing protein codes for MTVHLPPLPPGPDEGYRPGGRSLVDIVDDEHRHLLELLDAALAPDTPQPRRRELLDVFTAMLSRHLSGEEQYVFPATRVAVPDAAARIDRELTCDAELLAAVRGLTEHSLPEVTDRLRRHVEAVDALVGSLRAHATDEELIRLGNRMEIAEEAAPTRPHPGNPHTPPWNRIVDPAVGVLDKVRDVVSRRHTRLSDLRPPRD; via the coding sequence GTGACCGTTCACCTACCGCCCCTACCGCCCGGCCCCGACGAGGGGTACCGACCTGGCGGGCGAAGCCTGGTCGACATCGTCGACGACGAGCACCGTCACCTGCTGGAGCTGCTGGACGCGGCGCTCGCCCCGGACACGCCGCAGCCGCGGCGCCGGGAGCTGCTGGACGTGTTCACCGCCATGCTGTCCCGGCACCTCTCCGGTGAGGAGCAGTACGTCTTCCCCGCCACCCGGGTCGCGGTGCCCGACGCCGCGGCGCGCATCGACCGGGAGCTGACCTGCGACGCCGAGCTGCTCGCCGCGGTACGCGGACTGACCGAGCACTCGCTGCCCGAGGTCACCGACCGGCTGCGCCGGCACGTCGAGGCGGTCGACGCGCTGGTCGGGTCGTTGCGGGCGCACGCCACCGACGAGGAGCTGATCCGGTTGGGCAACCGGATGGAGATCGCCGAGGAGGCGGCACCGACCCGCCCTCATCCGGGCAACCCGCACACCCCGCCGTGGAACCGCATCGTGGACCCGGCGGTGGGGGTGCTGGACAAGGTCCGTGACGTGGTCAGCCGACGGCACACCCGGCTGTCGGATCTCCGCCCGCCACGCGACTGA
- a CDS encoding LysR family transcriptional regulator, translating into MNLELRHLKVVCAIAETGSVTKAASTLGLAQPALTAQLQRIERTLGGPLFERDRRGARPTALGELVLARARVLLPAMKGLQDEAARLAGAVDAPRRYRFGGVNSPILGRLVHRLAAEQPQAQITTYASWSVDELAQLVAGGRLDFALAGVCGDSTPPTESGLGWREVAVDPVGVLLPERHPMAGRDEVGLVDLGREQWVAAPGDGCFGDCFAAACARAGFTPRKVFETDIRAGFDLVEAGVAVALCQATFRPVAGLVTRRLAGSPLRWRLMLGWHPDSPAADVADLVLEAAVASYTDSLAAHPDYQAWLTRNPEFGVRLPAPVPPIPGTGVRTA; encoded by the coding sequence ATGAATCTGGAGTTGCGTCACCTGAAGGTGGTCTGCGCGATCGCGGAGACGGGGAGCGTGACCAAGGCGGCCTCCACTCTCGGTCTTGCCCAACCCGCTCTCACCGCCCAGCTCCAGCGCATCGAACGGACGCTGGGCGGGCCGTTGTTCGAGCGGGACCGGCGGGGCGCCCGGCCGACCGCGCTGGGCGAACTGGTGCTGGCCCGGGCCCGGGTGCTGCTGCCGGCGATGAAGGGTCTGCAGGACGAGGCGGCGCGGCTGGCCGGTGCGGTCGACGCGCCACGGCGGTACCGCTTCGGCGGGGTCAACAGCCCCATCCTGGGCCGACTGGTGCACCGGCTCGCCGCCGAGCAGCCCCAGGCGCAGATCACCACGTACGCGTCCTGGTCGGTCGACGAGCTGGCCCAGCTGGTGGCCGGCGGTCGGCTCGACTTCGCGCTGGCCGGGGTCTGCGGCGACTCGACCCCGCCGACGGAGTCCGGGCTGGGTTGGCGGGAGGTCGCCGTCGACCCGGTGGGGGTGCTGCTGCCCGAGCGACATCCGATGGCCGGGCGGGACGAGGTGGGCCTGGTGGACCTGGGCCGGGAGCAGTGGGTGGCGGCACCGGGCGACGGTTGCTTCGGTGACTGTTTCGCCGCCGCCTGCGCCCGGGCCGGCTTCACCCCCCGCAAGGTCTTCGAGACCGACATCCGGGCCGGCTTCGACCTGGTCGAGGCCGGTGTGGCGGTGGCGTTGTGCCAGGCCACCTTCCGGCCGGTGGCCGGGCTGGTGACCCGCCGGCTGGCCGGTTCGCCGCTGCGCTGGCGGTTGATGCTGGGGTGGCACCCGGACTCCCCGGCGGCCGACGTGGCCGACCTGGTGCTGGAGGCGGCGGTGGCCTCGTACACCGACTCGCTGGCCGCGCACCCGGACTACCAGGCCTGGTTGACCCGCAACCCCGAGTTCGGGGTACGACTGCCCGCGCCCGTCCCGCCGATCCCCGGCACCGGGGTGCGAACGGCGTGA
- a CDS encoding DUF3140 domain-containing protein, whose protein sequence is MAREQRVDAEVETLWADFHAQVNVPSEQLRSWLLTRGSGEESFGPDPDLDLPEPGRQILAVLRKRKVDLTPADIQVMREAVERIEGLLDERPAAGNADDRWRHALLDLGHDPLADR, encoded by the coding sequence ATGGCCCGCGAGCAGCGCGTCGACGCCGAGGTGGAGACGCTCTGGGCGGACTTCCACGCCCAGGTCAACGTCCCGTCCGAACAGCTGCGCAGCTGGCTGTTGACCCGTGGCTCGGGGGAGGAGTCCTTCGGGCCGGACCCGGACCTGGACCTGCCCGAGCCGGGCCGGCAGATCCTCGCCGTACTGCGCAAACGCAAGGTCGACCTCACCCCGGCCGACATCCAGGTGATGCGGGAGGCCGTCGAGCGGATCGAGGGCCTGCTCGACGAACGGCCGGCCGCCGGCAACGCCGACGACCGGTGGCGGCACGCGCTGCTCGACCTCGGCCACGACCCGCTCGCCGACCGCTGA
- a CDS encoding ATP-dependent Clp protease ATP-binding subunit produces MLGPDDFGADPWDEFLARYFGRGEGGRRPAHRVDITRLMTADARELLADAARRAAQRQSTDLDTDHLLWAALQREPLRDLVRRAGADPDALVNALGGRADGAPAGEVPPNLSLTPAAKRALLDAHQLSRAMGANYIGPEHILMALPLNPESPAGRMLSAGRIQPESLQAANAERGPMPGPKPDRGTPTLDQYGQDLTDLARNDQIDPVIGRADEIEQAVEILSRRTKNNPVLIGEAGVGKTAIVEGLAERICDGDVPQTLLGKRVIQLDLAGLVAGTRYRGDFEERLKKVIDEIRAHREELIIFLDEIHTLVGAGGAGSEGGMDASNMLKPALARGELRVIGATTLDEYRRTIEKDAALARRFQPVLVPEPGVDDTVAILRGLRDRYEAHHQVRFTDEALVAAAELADRYVTDRFLPDKAIDLIDQTGARVRLRTRTPASDVRELEQQLDEVRREKEQAVADEQYERASTLRDRLAEVEERIRRARGEGDSPQVPQVGPAEIAEVVSRATGIPVAQLTEEERDRLLRLEGQLHEKVVGQDDAVGAVAEAVRRSRAGLADPNRPMGSFLFLGPTGVGKTELARALAEALFGEADRMVRVDMSEFQERHTISRLVGAPPGYVGYEEAGQLTEAVRRRPYAVVLLDEIEKAHPDVFNILLQVLDDGRLTDSQGRTVNFKNTVLIMTSNLGSELITGSQRPVGFGAGEPGSSQESDELRERLMRRLQENFRPEFLNRVDEVIIFRRLEAEQLRQITGLLLEETRRRLHAQDITIEVTTAGVDWLAEHGYQPEFGARPLRRVIQRELDNRLSRMLLEGAMSPGQRVVVDARDGALQVEVNAGTGTHRAGVSTHPR; encoded by the coding sequence ATGTTGGGACCCGATGACTTCGGCGCCGATCCGTGGGACGAGTTCCTGGCCCGGTACTTCGGCCGGGGTGAGGGCGGGCGCCGGCCGGCGCACCGGGTCGACATCACCCGGCTGATGACCGCCGACGCCCGGGAACTGCTGGCCGACGCGGCGCGCCGGGCCGCCCAGCGGCAGAGCACCGACCTGGACACCGACCACCTGCTCTGGGCGGCGCTGCAACGCGAGCCCCTGCGGGACCTGGTCCGGCGGGCCGGGGCCGACCCGGACGCCCTGGTCAACGCCCTCGGTGGGCGCGCGGACGGCGCACCGGCGGGCGAGGTGCCGCCGAACCTGTCGCTCACCCCGGCGGCGAAGCGGGCGTTGCTCGACGCCCACCAGCTCTCCCGGGCGATGGGCGCGAACTACATCGGCCCGGAGCACATTCTGATGGCCCTGCCGCTCAACCCGGAGTCACCGGCCGGGCGGATGCTGTCGGCCGGGCGGATCCAACCCGAGTCGTTGCAGGCGGCCAACGCCGAACGTGGGCCGATGCCCGGCCCGAAACCGGACCGCGGGACCCCCACCCTCGACCAGTACGGTCAGGACCTCACCGACCTGGCCCGCAACGACCAGATCGACCCGGTGATCGGGCGCGCCGACGAGATCGAACAGGCCGTGGAGATCCTGTCCCGGCGGACCAAGAACAACCCGGTGCTGATCGGCGAGGCCGGGGTCGGCAAGACCGCGATCGTGGAGGGGCTGGCCGAGCGGATCTGCGACGGCGACGTGCCGCAGACCCTGCTCGGCAAGCGGGTGATCCAACTGGACCTGGCCGGCCTGGTCGCCGGCACCCGGTACCGGGGTGACTTCGAGGAACGCCTCAAGAAGGTGATCGACGAGATCCGCGCCCACCGGGAGGAGCTGATCATCTTCCTGGACGAGATCCACACCCTGGTCGGCGCGGGCGGTGCCGGCAGCGAGGGCGGGATGGACGCCTCCAACATGCTCAAACCGGCGCTGGCCCGGGGCGAGCTGCGGGTGATCGGCGCGACCACGCTTGACGAGTACCGCCGCACCATCGAGAAGGACGCCGCGCTGGCCCGCCGGTTCCAGCCGGTGCTGGTGCCCGAGCCCGGCGTCGACGACACGGTGGCGATCCTGCGTGGCCTGCGCGACCGCTACGAGGCCCACCACCAGGTCCGCTTCACCGACGAGGCGCTGGTCGCCGCGGCCGAACTCGCCGACCGGTACGTCACCGACCGCTTCCTGCCGGACAAGGCCATCGACCTGATCGACCAGACCGGGGCCCGGGTCCGGCTGCGCACCCGGACCCCCGCCTCGGACGTGCGGGAGCTGGAACAACAACTCGACGAGGTACGCCGGGAGAAGGAACAGGCAGTCGCCGACGAGCAGTACGAGCGCGCGTCGACACTGCGTGACCGGCTGGCCGAGGTTGAGGAGCGGATCCGGCGGGCCCGGGGCGAGGGGGACTCCCCGCAGGTGCCGCAGGTGGGCCCGGCGGAGATCGCCGAGGTGGTCTCCCGGGCCACCGGAATCCCGGTCGCCCAGCTCACCGAGGAGGAACGGGACCGGCTGCTGCGACTGGAGGGGCAGCTGCACGAGAAGGTGGTCGGTCAGGACGACGCCGTCGGCGCGGTCGCCGAGGCGGTCCGCCGCTCGCGGGCCGGGCTGGCCGACCCGAACCGGCCGATGGGCAGCTTCCTCTTCCTCGGCCCGACCGGCGTGGGCAAGACCGAGTTGGCGCGGGCCCTGGCCGAGGCGCTCTTCGGTGAGGCCGACCGGATGGTCCGGGTGGACATGAGCGAGTTCCAGGAACGGCACACCATCAGCCGGCTGGTCGGCGCCCCACCCGGCTACGTCGGGTACGAGGAGGCCGGGCAGCTCACCGAGGCGGTGCGCCGTCGCCCGTACGCGGTGGTGCTGCTCGACGAGATCGAGAAGGCCCACCCGGACGTGTTCAACATCCTGCTCCAGGTGCTCGACGACGGCCGGCTCACCGACAGCCAGGGCCGTACGGTGAACTTCAAGAACACCGTACTGATCATGACGAGCAACCTGGGTTCGGAGCTGATCACCGGCAGCCAGCGGCCGGTCGGGTTCGGCGCCGGCGAGCCGGGCAGCAGCCAGGAGTCCGACGAGCTGCGCGAGCGGCTGATGCGCCGGCTGCAGGAGAACTTCCGGCCGGAGTTCCTCAACCGCGTCGACGAGGTGATCATCTTCCGGCGGCTGGAGGCCGAGCAGCTGCGCCAGATCACCGGGCTGCTGCTGGAGGAGACCCGGCGTCGGCTGCACGCCCAGGACATCACCATCGAGGTCACCACCGCCGGGGTGGACTGGCTGGCCGAGCACGGCTACCAGCCGGAGTTCGGCGCCCGGCCGCTGCGTCGGGTGATCCAACGCGAGTTGGACAACCGGCTGTCCCGGATGCTGCTCGAAGGCGCGATGTCACCGGGGCAGCGGGTGGTCGTCGACGCCCGCGACGGCGCGCTGCAGGTCGAGGTCAACGCCGGGACCGGTACCCATCGGGCCGGCGTCTCGACCCATCCCCGGTGA